A single region of the Vicia villosa cultivar HV-30 ecotype Madison, WI linkage group LG4, Vvil1.0, whole genome shotgun sequence genome encodes:
- the LOC131595110 gene encoding pumilio homolog 6, chloroplastic-like: MATESPIRISEAGGKWPSHIEASAFGTPPRNMGTEDLGILLKGHRFRGSSKDVAPNRSGSAPPSMEGSFLAIENLLPLQNTQDASLTTLSRAVKNCESEDQLRADPAYLAYYNSNVNLNPRLPPPLTSWENRHIGHHIGSSRNNWGLPSADHRSKNSLHLPQATLSTHKEESEDDSSQQQAQENESVNVRGVRRRQDAASMASQQKNVVDLIQEDFPRTMSPVYNMSLSISHGLVDKPIELEAASSSSHDPHVTAVESAKPTAGAVDIRVSSSVDVHSPVASSSTLGSTASMGFSNIDVATVAYQLKTLNVSNLPNSESLSYEEKLKTSYQNNMMQQQVFPQQSSPSEVPSTNSQSVNTAYVGREQFAHNSSKLSDVQPLLQSSGFTPPLYATAAAYMASVNPYYTNMQASGSYAPQYVGGYTLNPTAIHPYISSYPPHGAVPFVVDGATSSSYAPLTPGVSTGGSISHGAEMVQANKYLGQFGYPVQPSFGDPIYMQYNQQAFVEGFGISGHFDPHAPRASGVNQMNPYDSQKRPGTGAYLDDKKLHEQRTGANMNSRRGGLSVPSYFGPMPNTGFVMQYPSSPLSSPVLSGYPEGSPGLSGGRNEMKPFPASGRNGGMLSGWHGQRSFDSAQDPKIVNFLEELKSGKGRRFELSDIIGHIVEFSADQHGSRFIQQKLESCGVEEKALVFKEVLPHASKLMTDVFGNYVIQKFFEYGNPEQRKELADKLAGQILPLSLQMYGCRVIQKALEVIEHEQKAQLVRELDGNIMRCVRDQNGNHVIQKCIESIPTQKIGFILSAFRGQVANLSMHPYGCRVIQRILEHCTDEVQCQFIVDEILESVCSLAQDQYGNYVTQHVLERGRPQERSQIISKLSGHVVQFSQHKFASNVVEKCLEYGDPSEREVFIVEIIGHDGQNDNLLTMMKDQFANYVIQKVIDICSDNQRAILLSHIRVHANALKKYTYGKHIVARLEHQFGENQTPDS, encoded by the exons ATGGCAACAGAGAGTCCAATTAGAATATCAGAAGCTGGGGGGAAATGGCCTTCTCATATTGAAGCGTCAGCTTTTGGCACACCACCTCGTAACATGGGGACAGAAGATTTAGGTATTCTGTTGAAGGGCCATAGGTTCCGTGGTAGTTCAAAGGATGTGGCACCCAATCGTAGTGGCAGTGCACCTCCCAGCATGGAAGGCTCATTTTTGGCCATAGAAAACCTACTGCCACTTCAGAACACCCAGGATGCAAGTTTAACAACTCTGAGCAGGGCTGTGAAAAATTGTGAATCTGAAGATCAGTTACGAGCTGATCCAGCTTATTTGGCATATTACAATTCAAATGTCAACCTAAACCCTAGACTTCCTCCTCCACTAACTTCCTGGGAAAACCGCCATATAGGGCATCATATTGGTAGTTCTAGAAATAATTGGGGATTGCCTTCTGCAGATCATAGAAGTAAAAATTCCTTACATTTACCGCAAGCAACTCTTTCAACACACAAGGAGGAGTCTGAGGATGATTCGTCCCAACAACAGGCACAGGAAAACGAATCAGTTAACGTACGTGGAGTACGGCGTAGACAGGATGCAGCTTCAATGGCATCACAGCAAAAAAATGTGGTTGATTTAATTCAG gAGGATTTTCCTCGCACCATGTCACCTGTATATAATATGTCTCTTTCTATAAGTCACGGACTGGTGGATAAACCAATCGAATTAGAAGCTGCTTCCAGTTCTTCTCATGATCCTCATGTTACTGCAGTAGAGTCTGCTAAACCTACTGCAGGTGCGGTTGATATTAGGGTGTCATCAAGTGTCGATGTCCACTCCCCTGTTGCAAGCTCTTCAACACTTGGATCCACAGCTAGCATGGGTTTTAGTAACATAGATGTTGCAACTGTTGCATATCAATTAAAGACACTTAATGTATCCAATCTTCCAAATTCAGAAAGCCTGAGTTATGAAGAAAAATTGAAGACTAGCTACCAGAATAATATGATGCAACAGCAGGTATTCCCGCAACAAAGCAGTCCGAGTGAAGTTCCTAGTACCAATTCTCAAAGTGTAAACACTGCTTACGTTGGAAGGGAACAGTTTGCTCATAATTCAAGCAAGTTGTCTGATGTCCAGCCACTACTTCAGTCATCCGGGTTTACACCTCCTCTATATGCCACAGCAGCAGCGTATATGGCCTCTGTAAATCCGTATTACACTAATATGCAAGCCTCAGGCTCATATGCTCCTCAATATGTCGGTGGATACACTTTAAATCCCACAGCTATTCATCCATATATTTCTTCATACCCTCCTCATGGTGCTGTGCCATTTGTTGTTGATGGAGCTACTAGTTCTAGTTATGCCCCGCTAACACCAGGGGTTTCGACCGGGGGTAGTATTTCACATGGAGCTGAAATGGTACAAGCAAACAAGTACCTTGGGCAATTTGGATATCCTGTACAGCCTTCGTTTGGTGATCCTATTTACATGCAATATAATCAGCAAGCTTTTGTAGAGGGATTTGGTATTTCTGGTCATTTTGATCCACATGCACCTAGAGCAAGTGGTGTTAACCAAATGAATCCTTATGATTCACAAAAAAGGCCTGGTACTGGTGCTTATTTGGATGATAAAAAATTACACGAACAGAGAACTGGTGCTAATATGAACTCAAGAAGAGGTGGATTATCAGTTCCTAGTTATTTTGGACCTATGCCAAACACAGGCTTTGTAATGCAGTATCCAAGTTCACCACTTTCTAGTCCAGTTTTGTCTGGATATCCAGAAGGAAGTCCTGGCCTTTCAGGAGGTAGAAATGAAATGAAACCTTTCCCAGCATCTGGTAGAAATGGAGGCATGTTATCTGGATGGCATGGTCAAAGGTCTTTTGACAGTGCTCAAGACCCCAAGATTGTTAACTTCCTTGAAGAGTTGAAATCTGGCAAAGGTCGCAGATTTGAGCTATCCGATATTATTGGACATATCGTTGAATTTAG CGCTGATCAGCATGGAAGTCGATTTATACAACAAAAGTTGGAAAGTTGTGGTGTTGAAGAGAAGGCGTTGGTGTTCAAAGAGGTTCTTCCACATGCTTCTAAATTAATGACTGATGTATTCGGTAACTACGTAATACAGAAG TTTTTTGAGTATGGAAACCCTGAGCAGAGGAAGGAACTTGCAGATAAACTTGCTGGTCAGATACTGCCTTTGAGTCTGCAGATGTATGGTTGTCGTGTTATCCAAAAG GCACTTGAGGTTATTGAGCACGAACAGAAAGCTCAGCTTGTTCGTGAGCTAGATGGAAATATCATGAGATGTGTTCGGGATCAAAATGGGAATCATGTAATACAAAAATGCATTGAATCTATACCCACCCAAAAAATTGGCTTTATACTATCTGCATTTCGTGGCCAAGTTGCTAATTTATCAATGCATCCTTATGGTTGTCGAGTCATTCAG AGAATTCTAGAGCATTGTACAGATGAGGTTCAGTGTCAGTTTATCGTGGATGAAATATTGGAGTCAGTTTGTTCTCTTGCTCAGGACCAGTATGGTAATTATGTTACCCAG CATGTGTTGGAGAGAGGTAGACCTCAAGAAAGGAGCCAAATAATCAGCAAGCTGTCAGGACATGTTGTTCAATTCAGCCAGCATAAGTTTGCTTCGAATGTTGTGGAGAAATGTCTGGAGTATGGCGATCCCTCTGAACGGGAAGTATTTATTGTAGAGATTATTGGGCATGATGGGCAAAATGATAATTTATTG ACGATGATGAAAGACCAATTTGCTAACTACGTGATCCAGAAGGTTATTGACATCTGTTCTGATAATCAGCGTGCAATATTACTCTCTCACATAAGAGTCCATGCTAATGCTTTGAAGAAATATACATACGGAAAACACATTGTGGCTCGTTTGGAACATCAATTTGGAG AGAATCAAACACCCGATTCATGA